The following nucleotide sequence is from Pagrus major chromosome 16, Pma_NU_1.0.
GCTGAAGTCACTGAGATGATTGAAGCAAAGCACACACTGATAGAGAAACAAGCCAAAGGCTTCATCAGAGAGCTGGAACAAGAAATctctgagctgaagaagaaaagTGCTGAGCTGGAGCAGCTCTCACTCTCTGAagaccacctccacctcctccaaaaCCTCCCGTCCCTGAATGCTGCTCCACCCACCAAGGGCTGGACAGAGGTCACAGTCCGTCCTCCATCTTATGAGGGGAATGTGATGGCAGCTCTTGGTCCGTTGGTGGAGATGCTCAAAATTGAGTTGAAGAAACTGCAACCAAAGACTGAGCTCAAAACTGCCCAGCAGTTTGCAGTGGATGTGACTCTTGATCCTGATACAGCATATCCAACACTCATTCTGTCTGGAGATGGCAAACAAGTACATCATGTTGATGCACAGAAGAAGCTCCCAGACAACCCAGAGAGATTTTCTACTAGTCTGTGCCTCGTAGGAAAGCAGGTCATTTCTACAGGAAGATTTTACTTCGAGGTTCAGGTTAAAGGGAAGACTCAGTGGAGTTTAGGAGTCGCCAGACAGTCAGTCAATAGGAAGGGTCCAATCACTATTGATCCTCAGAATGGTTTCTGGACTCTTGGTTTAAGGAATGAAAATGAGTACTACGCTCCTTCAGTCCTTTTCTCTTTGATGTCACAGCCTGAGaaggtgggggtgtttgtggattaCGAGGAAGGTCTGGTCTTGTTTTATGATGTGGATGCTGCAGATCTTCTCTACGCCCAtactggctgctgcttcactgagAAACTCCTGCCATTCTTCAGCCCCTCCTCTAATCAGGGTGGCAAAAACTCTGCCCCTCTGATCATCTGTCCTGTCAACCCTCCTGAGTAGAATAACTATCTGGAAAAAGACTCAGGACTTTTTGGATGTAACACATCTCCATATTTAGTGATAACGTACAGAGCGCTTATGTTTGGTTCAGATTCtattaattttgtatttttgcatcTTTATTATATCAACTCCACACTACAACTTACTACTGTAACACAATCAGTCCAAAAACATATCAGTCCAGTCGTCACAGACCTTACCTTaagttgttttgtgtatttttatgtaagTTGACAATAATGTAAACAGATTTTTGCCTTCCTTTGTTCTACCATCAGTTGTAAAATAACATTGTTTTacgttttgacattttatagtgtgagatgaggacattttcttttgcaggtgACATTTATGTCTCAGTTCTGATTTCTAACTtctcatttgaatgttttagagAGTTTGTAAAATGACTTGCAGTagacagaacaacagaacaacaaccATGAACATCTGTCACAACATATGTGGTGAATACACGCATGCTTTGCCTCTTGATATCCGTTATATACTGGTTTTCTTATTACTAATATGTTTGTACGGTAGAACATGTTTAAGAGTGGAAAAAGTGGGATTGTTGTTCAAACTAATGAGGAAAACTagtgtttatgctgtttttataCTGAAATAAACAGATGTTGTAAGACTATATCtagtgttttctttaaatccAACACAGATTCAACATATATACAACACAATAAGGGGCAACAAACAGTGATATGattgaataataatgaataaaaatagaTAGATTAACCACAAACACTGTCATAAAACAACAGCATGGAAGGCAGTGAAAGAGGGTTTGAAGGAAGGTGTGAAACTGTGTTAGTGAAATTATTGCTAAAAATATACTAAACTGGTTTCCTATAACACATTTTGATTGTTAATGTGTGATGAAttgattttacagaaatattgGAATAGGAATTAattgtcatgtgacccagtgacttcAGACCAGTGCTGCATTGTATTAATACTCTGGATGATGAGGACGCACCTCTTTGTATTGAGTTAAAGCGCTCGTCATATTTTATCTTAATGTTTTTAGAATATATAtgaaaaaatctgcatttattagtcaatagcttccaggtcatgtgatcaATTAGCTCAAAATAGAAGCCAAATTATTAGTcagtttaacatttaatttaataataaagtgcccctcacattttttatttatatttttttgaatgaaaaatctgtattttttcagtAAATTCCTTTACATGtgacccattgactcaaaatcaattttatgtttattatatttatgaaaaatgtacatttttaaaaataacttccAGGCCATGTGACTCATTGACTCAATGCCAAATGTCTTCCTGTGCTGGTTGAATGAAACACACCtcttagtattttattttagtgatcttcatattttgttttttttaaaaatgtttttcaatgaaaaagtTTTTACAGTTTACTGTCATCAAGGAcggaagaaaccagaaaatattcacatttaaaaagtttgaattaAACTATTATTGTATTGTTCAGCTCTATGATTAACTTGTAAGTTTAATTACAACAATAATTAACAGTGCTGCTGTTCTGTTGTGCTAAATCACAACTTACACTAATTATTACAATGCAAATACATGTTGACACTTATTTAAAGGAGATTATCAGATCAGATTATATCTGATGTGTTTATAAAACCAGCAtgaacatgcacacacctgTGTGAGGACCGTCCACGTGGTTCTGACATCAGATCGGCCGCCTGTAGCTCAACAAAGCctggtaaacaaaggaaagtgcaaCGACCCtaatgtccagtaggtggcgcctGCTTGTCACAGTCCCCCCAGGTTGGAAACCTCCCATCTCCCATTGTCTGTGAGCGCACCTGAACGCACCGGTTGCGCCGCCGCCGGAGCAGATAAAAACAGCTGCGGACTCATTTCATCGGTCCAGATGTTACATGTTGCGGGAAGCATCAGTACTCAGAGGCAGCACCCAGACGTTTGGATCTTTTCCCGCCCAGGCCGCAGTCTCAC
It contains:
- the LOC141010208 gene encoding E3 ubiquitin-protein ligase TRIM21-like, with protein sequence MSAASSLLSEDKFLCSICLDVFTDPVSTPCGHNFCKNCISEHWEMGSRCECPSCKKRFKRGPELQVNTFISEMVSHYKQSAQQRAGSSSEQQAAKPGEVPCDVCTGTKLKALKFCQLCLVSYCETHLEPHLTVSGLKRHQLINPVENLEGRMCAKHDKLLELFCRDDQTCVCMHCSISDHKPHDVVPLKEEYEGRKAELGKTEAEVQQMIQQRQLKIEEFKQSVKVSRGNADRERAGSVRVLTWLKDTIEKMQAEVTEMIEAKHTLIEKQAKGFIRELEQEISELKKKSAELEQLSLSEDHLHLLQNLPSLNAAPPTKGWTEVTVRPPSYEGNVMAALGPLVEMLKIELKKLQPKTELKTAQQFAVDVTLDPDTAYPTLILSGDGKQVHHVDAQKKLPDNPERFSTSLCLVGKQVISTGRFYFEVQVKGKTQWSLGVARQSVNRKGPITIDPQNGFWTLGLRNENEYYAPSVLFSLMSQPEKVGVFVDYEEGLVLFYDVDAADLLYAHTGCCFTEKLLPFFSPSSNQGGKNSAPLIICPVNPPE